A genome region from Streptomyces pratensis includes the following:
- a CDS encoding sigma-70 family RNA polymerase sigma factor, which produces METGTTAPAPTWSHDRNLTSDADHDAFIRDIYDQYGPLLVRYAARLLDGDWHKGEDIFQETAARAWKHARFLGTRNEGLRPWLFTVTKNLVIDHHRARRVRPSEHMPVEELDASSDNTASTIDSHVVSQALGELNEQQRTVICLMYYLECSVAQAAEHLGIPAGTVKSRAFYAMRALRRALEKQGILGV; this is translated from the coding sequence ATGGAAACGGGGACCACCGCCCCCGCTCCGACTTGGTCACATGATCGGAACCTCACATCCGACGCTGACCACGACGCCTTCATCAGAGACATCTACGACCAGTACGGCCCTCTGCTCGTCCGGTACGCCGCGCGCCTGCTGGACGGTGACTGGCACAAGGGGGAGGACATCTTCCAGGAGACCGCGGCCCGCGCCTGGAAACACGCCCGGTTCCTGGGCACCCGCAACGAAGGCCTTCGGCCGTGGTTGTTCACCGTGACCAAAAATCTCGTCATCGACCATCACCGGGCACGCCGGGTGAGGCCGTCGGAGCACATGCCCGTCGAGGAGCTGGACGCCTCAAGCGACAACACGGCGTCCACGATCGACTCGCACGTGGTCTCGCAGGCCCTGGGGGAGCTGAACGAACAGCAGCGAACCGTCATCTGTCTCATGTACTACCTGGAATGCAGCGTCGCCCAAGCGGCCGAGCACCTCGGCATACCGGCCGGCACCGTCAAGAGCCGAGCCTTCTACGCGATGCGGGCGTTGCGCCGAGCGCTGGAGAAGCAGGGGATTCTGGGGGTGTGA
- a CDS encoding AfsR/SARP family transcriptional regulator, protein MGQGLDFGLLGPLEVRRAGAILDPGRRRQRLLLIRLLLADGRAVSAQTLCEELWPQQPGRAPGAALGSLHAHVSKVRAVLEPQHLRRRGVFETLVTEPLGYALRVPPENRDTVRFERAVAQAHRFMDQGRPDRVVEEAQKALDMWRGTAFADAAQHLFATHETARLEELRQATREIRTTGLLLQGRTTEALNAAQDMTTQHPLRETGWALLLRALYLAGRHPEALQRYADVRRHLADELGLEPGPPLRALHQGILHHDLPPLHSAGELNRFGAASVSNAVTGHGRRPIGTTTSGAPGGVEATSSIVPAAGHPDGSDAESDTCGVPAVDGGREVSPPLARPAQLPRSLPVFAGRAAEGAWLSAVSGTPGRPGPTTAPVVVISGAPGVGKTTFAVHHAHRIATSFPDGQLFVNLCGFHPHAPAIEPGIALHGFLTALGVPAPRIPEDTEDRSTLFRSLLADRQILLVLDNARDEQQVRPLLPAGAGCLTLITSRNQLPGLITTDGAKPLRLPLPSQTEAHQALERRLGTERLAAEPAATVDIIRLCGRLPLAMAVVAARAELDPSLPLHAVVEDLQHTHGGLDAFAGFDTTTDVRNVFSWSYQSLDEHTARLFRLMALHPGPHITAPAAASLAGLPLSRTRRALAGLLSSCLVEQPLPGRYSLHDLLRGYATELTHTHDTGQGRHHATLRVLDHYMFTACEANELLKQDTPPDLELGSPHSGVTPEELTTVKQATRWLAAEHRVLTSLLHTAVGQKLDHQTTGLAWSLKEYLNRQEFWPEAITALTPALEVARRRKNLLEEGRCLRHLGGIHGYLGHQEQALHHLRRATEIFEELDDIGEQARAHYVMACALFLFGRTQDAVVSSERGLELSRDTGEELWLAECLLELAWFHSNLGHLETSLLYSEEGIALFQRLDAPWQLAQAWDILGYNLRLLSRYEDSVATYQRATRAFDELGDHRNAIGTRMRLGDTRLAMGDREGARADWAGALEGADAREMSHSAQQIRDRLTALDMDEDPTPPVPERAVGNHELPVPRNSDPAL, encoded by the coding sequence GTGGGGCAAGGTCTTGACTTCGGACTGCTGGGTCCGCTGGAGGTACGGCGGGCGGGCGCGATACTCGACCCGGGGCGGCGCAGGCAGCGACTGCTGCTGATCCGCCTGCTGCTCGCCGACGGCCGGGCGGTCTCTGCGCAGACCCTGTGCGAAGAACTGTGGCCCCAGCAGCCGGGACGGGCGCCGGGCGCAGCGCTGGGATCGCTGCACGCCCATGTCAGCAAGGTGCGTGCGGTCCTGGAACCCCAGCACCTCCGCCGACGGGGCGTCTTCGAGACGCTGGTCACCGAACCCCTTGGTTACGCCCTGCGTGTGCCGCCCGAGAACCGTGACACCGTACGTTTCGAGCGGGCCGTTGCCCAAGCACACCGGTTCATGGACCAAGGCCGACCCGACCGTGTCGTGGAGGAAGCGCAGAAGGCCCTGGACATGTGGCGCGGCACGGCGTTCGCCGACGCCGCGCAGCATCTGTTCGCCACCCACGAGACAGCACGCCTGGAAGAGCTGCGGCAGGCCACCCGCGAGATCCGCACCACTGGCCTCCTCCTGCAAGGCCGGACGACCGAAGCCCTCAACGCGGCACAGGACATGACCACGCAGCATCCCCTGCGGGAAACCGGCTGGGCTCTGCTACTGCGGGCCCTGTACCTCGCCGGGCGGCACCCCGAAGCGCTTCAGCGCTACGCCGACGTGCGCCGGCACCTCGCCGACGAACTCGGCCTCGAACCGGGCCCACCCCTGCGCGCCCTGCACCAGGGCATCCTCCACCACGACCTGCCACCCCTGCACTCAGCCGGCGAACTGAACCGATTCGGTGCGGCATCCGTTTCCAACGCGGTCACCGGGCACGGCCGCCGCCCGATCGGGACCACCACGTCCGGGGCGCCGGGCGGCGTCGAAGCCACCTCGTCGATCGTCCCGGCCGCCGGCCACCCCGACGGCAGTGATGCTGAGTCCGACACATGTGGCGTACCGGCCGTGGACGGTGGGAGAGAGGTGTCTCCGCCCCTGGCCCGTCCGGCGCAACTGCCGCGCAGCCTGCCGGTGTTCGCGGGTCGGGCGGCTGAAGGCGCGTGGCTGTCCGCTGTCAGCGGTACACCGGGCCGCCCGGGGCCGACCACTGCCCCTGTCGTGGTCATCAGCGGTGCTCCCGGTGTCGGCAAGACCACCTTCGCCGTCCACCACGCGCACCGCATCGCCACCTCGTTCCCGGACGGACAGCTCTTCGTCAACCTGTGTGGATTCCACCCACACGCACCCGCCATCGAACCCGGTATCGCCCTGCACGGCTTCCTCACCGCCCTCGGCGTTCCCGCCCCGCGCATCCCCGAAGACACCGAAGACCGGAGCACACTCTTCCGCAGTCTTCTCGCCGACCGGCAGATCCTCCTCGTCCTGGACAACGCCCGCGACGAGCAGCAGGTGCGTCCGCTGCTTCCCGCAGGAGCGGGCTGCCTCACCCTGATCACCAGCCGCAACCAACTTCCCGGCCTGATCACCACCGACGGCGCCAAGCCTCTCCGGCTCCCACTACCCTCACAGACCGAGGCGCACCAGGCCCTCGAGCGACGTCTGGGAACCGAACGACTCGCCGCCGAGCCCGCCGCCACAGTCGACATAATCCGCCTGTGCGGACGGCTTCCCCTGGCGATGGCCGTGGTCGCCGCCCGCGCGGAGCTCGATCCCTCACTCCCCCTCCACGCCGTGGTCGAGGACCTGCAGCACACCCACGGCGGCCTCGACGCGTTCGCCGGCTTCGACACCACCACCGACGTGCGCAACGTCTTCTCGTGGTCCTACCAGTCATTGGACGAACACACCGCGCGGCTCTTCCGCTTGATGGCCCTGCACCCCGGCCCCCACATCACCGCCCCCGCCGCCGCCAGCCTCGCCGGCCTTCCCCTCTCCAGGACCCGCCGTGCACTCGCCGGACTGCTCAGCTCCTGCCTCGTGGAACAACCGCTGCCCGGCCGCTACAGCCTGCACGACCTCCTACGCGGCTACGCCACCGAACTCACCCACACGCACGACACCGGCCAGGGACGCCATCACGCCACTCTCCGGGTCCTGGACCACTACATGTTCACCGCCTGCGAAGCGAACGAGCTCCTCAAACAGGACACACCACCCGACCTCGAACTCGGTTCGCCCCACTCGGGTGTCACCCCGGAGGAGCTCACCACCGTCAAGCAGGCGACCCGGTGGCTCGCCGCCGAGCACCGCGTGCTGACCAGTCTGCTCCATACTGCTGTCGGCCAGAAGCTCGACCATCAGACCACCGGGCTTGCCTGGTCGCTCAAGGAGTACCTCAACCGCCAGGAATTCTGGCCCGAAGCCATCACCGCCCTGACCCCCGCACTCGAAGTGGCCCGACGCCGGAAGAACCTTCTTGAAGAAGGCCGTTGTCTACGCCACCTCGGTGGCATCCACGGCTATCTCGGCCATCAGGAACAGGCTCTGCACCACCTGCGACGCGCAACAGAGATCTTCGAAGAGCTCGACGACATCGGTGAACAGGCACGAGCCCACTACGTCATGGCGTGTGCGCTTTTCCTGTTCGGGCGCACCCAGGACGCTGTGGTGTCCTCCGAGCGGGGACTGGAACTCTCCCGGGACACAGGCGAAGAGCTGTGGCTGGCCGAGTGCCTCCTCGAGCTCGCCTGGTTCCATTCCAACCTGGGGCATCTGGAGACGAGCCTTCTGTACAGCGAAGAGGGCATCGCCTTGTTCCAGCGCCTCGACGCACCGTGGCAGCTCGCCCAAGCATGGGACATCCTGGGCTACAACCTCCGTCTGCTCAGCCGTTATGAGGACTCGGTAGCCACCTACCAGCGGGCGACGCGGGCTTTCGACGAACTGGGCGATCACAGAAATGCCATCGGCACAAGGATGCGGCTCGGCGACACCCGGCTGGCCATGGGCGACCGGGAAGGCGCACGAGCGGACTGGGCCGGCGCCCTCGAGGGCGCCGACGCGCGGGAGATGTCACACAGCGCCCAGCAGATCCGTGACCGGCTCACCGCCCTCGACATGGATGAGGACCCTACGCCCCCCGTGCCGGAGAGGGCGGTCGGGAATCACGAGCTCCCGGTTCCGCGGAACAGTGATCCTGCGCTTTGA
- a CDS encoding beta/gamma crystallin domain-containing protein — MKRTVSRLGLVLAAGALTALLPASPAAAVNQTACGDRTDLVKVWYDGNQTACFANAGVMAPGLPRVSRVTSGNNNIEMLLGDHVVVVPKWSGVRDVEGLNATLHILQVR, encoded by the coding sequence ATGAAGCGCACCGTCTCCCGGCTCGGACTCGTCCTGGCAGCAGGCGCCCTGACCGCTCTTCTGCCCGCCTCGCCGGCTGCCGCGGTCAATCAAACCGCCTGTGGCGACCGAACCGACCTGGTCAAGGTCTGGTACGACGGAAACCAGACCGCGTGCTTCGCCAACGCGGGCGTCATGGCTCCCGGACTTCCCAGGGTTTCGCGGGTCACCTCCGGCAACAACAACATCGAGATGCTTCTCGGTGATCACGTGGTGGTCGTGCCGAAGTGGTCAGGCGTTCGAGACGTCGAGGGGCTCAACGCCACGCTGCACATTCTGCAGGTCCGCTGA
- a CDS encoding serine hydrolase domain-containing protein, translated as MGDRTVVFQSGEKSMVIVEGTSTARFEPVRAALATHLEAGEELGASIAVDVDGVMEVDLWGGHTDEARTLPWHRDTLVGMWSTTKTLTNLAALVLVDRGALDLHRPVAHYWPEFAAQGKQDIEVRHVLAHTSGLSGWQQPFTMEDLYDWPTASARLAAQAPWWEPGSASGYHVQTQGQLVGELVRRVSGRTLKEFVDTEIAKPAQADVQIGARQADWPRIADLVAPSQLSGIPTGLDPEGIFTRTLLGSPARDEHVDTPRWRSAELGAVNGYGNARGMARALSVISRRGQVNGSRLLSAETVDKVFDVQAEGVDLFLGVPVRWGMGYALADPRTMPHMPTGKICFWVGRGGSIVMMDLDRRVTFSYTMNRVGDGILGSERTHSYIKRVYEVLGSTD; from the coding sequence TTGGGTGATCGAACGGTCGTCTTCCAGAGTGGGGAAAAGAGCATGGTCATCGTCGAGGGAACGAGTACTGCCCGGTTCGAACCGGTTCGAGCGGCGCTGGCAACGCACCTGGAGGCCGGTGAGGAGTTGGGGGCGTCGATCGCGGTCGATGTGGACGGAGTCATGGAAGTCGATCTGTGGGGTGGTCATACGGACGAGGCGCGGACCCTGCCCTGGCACCGGGACACGTTGGTCGGCATGTGGTCGACCACCAAGACCCTCACCAACCTCGCGGCCCTCGTCCTCGTCGACCGGGGAGCACTGGACCTTCACCGCCCGGTCGCGCACTACTGGCCCGAGTTCGCTGCCCAGGGCAAGCAGGACATCGAGGTGCGGCACGTCCTGGCCCACACCTCGGGACTTTCAGGCTGGCAACAGCCCTTCACCATGGAAGATCTGTACGACTGGCCGACCGCGAGTGCCCGGCTGGCCGCTCAGGCGCCCTGGTGGGAACCGGGCTCCGCTTCGGGCTACCACGTGCAGACTCAAGGACAGCTGGTGGGAGAGCTTGTCCGGCGGGTCAGCGGCCGTACCCTGAAAGAGTTCGTCGACACCGAGATCGCCAAGCCGGCACAAGCCGATGTCCAGATCGGTGCGCGCCAGGCCGACTGGCCGCGTATCGCTGATCTGGTGGCCCCATCGCAGCTATCCGGTATACCCACCGGCCTTGATCCCGAGGGGATCTTCACCAGGACTCTGCTCGGAAGCCCCGCCCGTGACGAGCACGTCGACACCCCCCGGTGGCGCTCTGCGGAACTCGGAGCCGTCAACGGATACGGCAATGCGCGAGGCATGGCCCGTGCGCTCTCCGTCATCTCGCGGCGCGGCCAGGTGAACGGCTCCCGGCTCCTCTCCGCGGAGACCGTGGACAAGGTGTTCGACGTACAGGCCGAAGGAGTCGACCTGTTCCTGGGCGTACCTGTGCGCTGGGGCATGGGCTACGCGCTCGCCGACCCCAGGACGATGCCGCACATGCCCACCGGCAAGATCTGCTTCTGGGTCGGCCGGGGCGGTTCGATCGTCATGATGGACCTCGACCGGCGTGTCACGTTCTCGTACACGATGAACCGGGTGGGCGACGGAATCCTCGGGTCGGAGCGCACCCACAGCTACATCAAGCGTGTCTACGAAGTCTTGGGATCCACCGACTGA
- a CDS encoding beta/gamma crystallin domain-containing protein → MKRFITRLAVVAAAGAMAVVLPASSASAINRVGCSEMGYLTLHNAGGSLCFANAGVESVAIYGVDQIWTGNNKVTLEYVPKLGAPVTSGTVEKWSYGKITGAPIHKITKIRIW, encoded by the coding sequence GTGAAGCGCTTCATCACACGCCTCGCGGTAGTCGCGGCGGCTGGAGCTATGGCCGTTGTGCTGCCTGCTTCGTCAGCGTCCGCCATCAACCGCGTCGGTTGCTCTGAAATGGGTTACCTGACGCTTCACAACGCAGGCGGCTCCCTCTGCTTCGCCAACGCGGGCGTGGAAAGCGTGGCGATCTACGGCGTGGACCAGATCTGGACCGGTAACAACAAGGTCACGTTGGAGTACGTGCCGAAGCTGGGCGCGCCGGTGACCAGCGGAACCGTTGAGAAGTGGAGTTATGGGAAGATCACCGGCGCGCCTATCCACAAGATCACGAAGATCAGGATCTGGTAG
- a CDS encoding SGNH/GDSL hydrolase family protein: MALSHQYSTVRKGMVTAAVVTASLLTSGTAPATAADVSGQRSVSHYVALGDSYAAGTGLSQQTDAECMRSKGSYPAWIAETYKPSVFKDATCSGATTRSLWNHEGSSAPQVDALTRDTDLVTVTLGGNDLGFSDVITRCVLAGLTTREGTPCRDTAAKEVDAGFARLNTRLPDMLADIERRSPQARVVVVGYPNPFPADGSTCGSSVPLAEGDVTWLHQTTNRLNLMLELVALTEQAEFVDTSSVFRGHDMCRPSSGQWINPLLPQTPGSAHPNAVGHLITAVEVYERLEK; the protein is encoded by the coding sequence ATGGCCCTTTCCCACCAGTACTCGACAGTCCGCAAGGGGATGGTGACGGCTGCTGTGGTCACTGCCTCGTTGCTGACTTCAGGAACCGCTCCGGCCACCGCGGCCGATGTCTCCGGGCAGCGGTCCGTCAGCCATTACGTGGCCCTCGGTGACTCCTACGCCGCTGGGACAGGTCTGTCCCAGCAGACGGACGCGGAGTGCATGCGTTCCAAGGGCAGCTACCCGGCGTGGATCGCCGAGACGTACAAGCCTTCCGTCTTCAAGGACGCCACGTGCAGCGGAGCCACCACGCGCTCGTTGTGGAACCACGAGGGATCATCCGCGCCCCAGGTCGACGCCCTCACCCGGGACACGGACCTGGTGACCGTCACGCTCGGCGGCAACGACCTCGGGTTCTCCGACGTGATCACCAGGTGCGTCCTGGCCGGTCTCACCACCCGGGAGGGGACTCCCTGCCGGGACACGGCGGCGAAGGAGGTGGACGCGGGCTTCGCGAGGCTGAACACCCGCCTGCCGGACATGCTCGCCGACATCGAGCGGCGCAGCCCTCAGGCGCGTGTCGTCGTGGTCGGATACCCCAACCCGTTTCCCGCCGACGGGAGTACCTGCGGTTCCTCCGTACCCCTGGCCGAGGGTGACGTCACCTGGCTCCATCAGACCACCAACCGGCTGAACCTCATGCTGGAGCTGGTAGCCCTCACCGAGCAGGCCGAGTTCGTCGACACCTCGTCGGTGTTCCGGGGCCACGACATGTGCCGGCCCTCCTCCGGGCAGTGGATCAACCCGCTGCTGCCGCAGACGCCCGGATCCGCACATCCCAACGCAGTCGGCCATCTGATCACAGCCGTCGAGGTGTACGAGCGGCTCGAGAAGTAG
- a CDS encoding RICIN domain-containing protein, whose translation MDNTDPAGNPASGGRRPRPIPLPVRKPSAEPAGTHAETQPPDEAQRADVVRALRATRRAASTTSGAPVRAARPSGAGDPPPPHGLPSEEGETSPSTLPRKPILIAAFAGVVLVCGALLLSGLGADRTSPTASPSGRDNSRAHSTHIEVAPADGGARNSAEPAEEKRKGGDTGEVSADVAEKDQEERKGKQNSGTDASGDAGGALPDTSDADTKTSSDKVAADSKDGTVAGRTLTGLQSGKCLSGGSAGARLTIRTCDGAADQRWDFRPDGTARSQGLCMDLVGASKDNGAAIQVAACTGAAAQQFHLNATEDLVAQYAGKCVDVYDSRSADGTPAVLWPCTGAANQTWARQ comes from the coding sequence ATGGACAACACGGATCCGGCCGGAAACCCGGCGAGCGGCGGGAGACGCCCCCGGCCCATCCCGTTGCCGGTCCGGAAGCCGTCGGCGGAGCCGGCAGGGACGCACGCCGAGACCCAGCCACCCGACGAGGCACAACGTGCCGACGTCGTACGGGCGCTGCGGGCGACTCGCCGTGCGGCGTCCACCACATCCGGCGCTCCGGTCCGCGCAGCGCGCCCTTCCGGTGCCGGGGACCCACCCCCGCCGCACGGCCTCCCATCCGAGGAAGGTGAGACGTCGCCGTCCACCCTTCCGCGCAAACCGATACTCATCGCGGCGTTCGCCGGCGTCGTACTGGTATGTGGGGCGCTCCTGCTGTCCGGGCTCGGGGCGGACAGGACCTCCCCCACCGCGTCCCCTTCCGGTCGTGACAACTCGCGTGCACACAGCACACATATCGAAGTCGCCCCTGCCGACGGCGGGGCGAGGAACAGCGCGGAGCCCGCAGAGGAAAAGCGGAAGGGCGGCGACACGGGGGAGGTCTCCGCAGACGTCGCGGAGAAGGACCAAGAGGAGCGGAAGGGCAAGCAGAACAGCGGGACGGACGCGTCCGGAGACGCCGGCGGGGCCTTGCCCGATACCTCGGACGCCGACACGAAGACGTCCAGCGACAAGGTGGCCGCTGACTCGAAGGACGGTACGGTGGCCGGTCGGACGCTGACCGGCCTGCAGTCGGGCAAGTGTCTCTCCGGAGGAAGCGCCGGGGCCCGATTGACCATCCGCACCTGTGACGGAGCCGCCGATCAGCGGTGGGACTTCCGCCCGGACGGGACGGCCCGTTCGCAGGGACTGTGCATGGACCTCGTCGGGGCCTCGAAGGACAACGGGGCGGCCATCCAGGTGGCCGCCTGCACCGGGGCAGCCGCTCAACAGTTCCACCTGAACGCGACCGAGGACTTGGTGGCCCAGTACGCCGGCAAGTGCGTGGACGTCTACGACAGCCGGTCCGCCGACGGAACCCCGGCCGTCCTGTGGCCCTGCACGGGCGCCGCGAACCAGACCTGGGCCCGCCAATAG